One window of the Leptospira broomii serovar Hurstbridge str. 5399 genome contains the following:
- a CDS encoding DUF547 domain-containing protein, producing MIFVQRFLPYYILLIISILPSSLSAFDHKHTDWDALLKRHVRKGLVDYVAFKKDISSLDTYLKNLSSVTPAEYSKFNEPEKLTFLINAYNAFTVKLILDHFPVKSIKEIGSLLSSPWKREFFELLGERRNLDWIEHVKLRKDFKEPRIHIAINCASLGCPPLLNESFKSDHVKDQLSKISRAFLKDPSRNYYDSPEKTLYLCKIFDWFKEDFTRDGGSLIDFYNKNSDSAIPSGVSIKFKDYDWSLNKIP from the coding sequence ATGATATTTGTGCAAAGATTTCTACCTTATTATATTCTGCTGATCATTTCTATTCTTCCATCGAGTCTCTCTGCTTTCGATCATAAACATACTGACTGGGATGCCTTACTAAAGAGGCACGTGAGAAAGGGGCTAGTAGATTATGTCGCATTTAAGAAAGACATTTCATCCCTGGATACATATCTGAAGAATTTAAGTTCGGTAACTCCGGCCGAATATTCTAAATTCAATGAGCCAGAAAAGCTTACATTTCTCATAAACGCCTACAATGCATTTACCGTAAAACTGATCTTGGATCATTTTCCTGTAAAAAGCATTAAGGAGATCGGAAGTCTACTTTCAAGTCCGTGGAAGCGGGAATTTTTCGAACTGCTGGGGGAACGTAGGAACTTAGACTGGATCGAACACGTAAAGCTTCGAAAGGATTTTAAGGAACCTCGAATCCATATTGCGATCAACTGTGCTTCCTTGGGATGCCCCCCTCTTTTGAACGAATCATTCAAATCAGACCACGTCAAAGACCAATTGAGCAAGATTTCCAGGGCTTTTTTGAAAGATCCTAGTAGGAACTATTACGATTCTCCCGAGAAAACTCTCTATCTCTGCAAAATCTTTGATTGGTTCAAAGAGGATTTCACTCGGGATGGGGGCAGCCTGATCGACTTTTATAATAAAAATAGCGATTCCGCAATTCCCTCTGGAGTTTCTATCAAATTTAAAGATTATGACTGGAGCTTAAATAAGATTCCATAG
- a CDS encoding TIGR04454 family lipoprotein, with translation MKKLSFVIFPALVLAVLASCGGPKVSQAECEPVVNDLFKNLTEGKSTEEIEKLNSLRPSLAPMLLKECMSGKYELSCLKSAKDIQALAVCKK, from the coding sequence ATGAAAAAACTATCCTTCGTTATTTTCCCCGCGCTTGTCCTCGCAGTACTTGCTTCCTGTGGTGGCCCGAAGGTTAGCCAAGCGGAATGCGAACCCGTAGTGAACGACTTATTCAAGAATCTTACCGAAGGTAAATCGACTGAAGAAATCGAAAAATTAAATTCACTGCGTCCTTCTCTTGCCCCTATGTTGCTCAAAGAGTGTATGTCGGGTAAGTATGAATTAAGTTGTCTTAAGTCAGCGAAGGATATCCAAGCCCTCGCAGTCTGTAAGAAATAA
- a CDS encoding glycoside hydrolase family 5 protein, translated as MLELTAQNGNFYDSEGFLLQLRGVNLSGSSKVPFRPDGTTHFDQSLTFYDHRNVSFVGRPLEEAQAKEHFDRLKKWGFNFLRFLVTWEAIEHKGPGKYDLAYLDYVERMVALAEKKGFYIFIDPHQDVWSRFTGGDGAPGWTLEEVGMDIGKIRDSDTAIVHHHQGRNYERMSWPLNYQKYACATMFTLFFGGKTFAPHLMIRGKNAQEFLQDHYFESICKLAKKLVKYKNVIGFDSLNEPSPGWIGKKNLGEFSGFGFGKVITTSPFQEMFLSEGRSLNANNSYMLGFAGINFGKTRLNSHRTPLWKKGNRCVWHDHGVWDYDPNGAPMLLKSDYFYKYRGRKVEFFPEYMTPFIKQFKKRIQSVQKRFFIFIESDPTRLEMEWKEESRGEQSGVVNATHWYDASVLMFKRFMPWFGIHVFKQKPVFGKKNVQSAYEDTVKMIKEMSLKKMGNCPTVIGETGIPMDLNGRTAFLNKDYEPLKSALDRMLIPLEKQFVHYTLWNYTPDNTHSLGDRWNQEDLSLFSLDTPYDIDTDGGRAVLAFSRPYPIRTKGIPEAIHFDMEKSLFKYSFRKDGEELPGTEIFLPDIHYKKGFEVLVNAGTFKFDSKRRLLSFKGEKGISHYGITVLPSKK; from the coding sequence ATGTTAGAACTAACCGCTCAAAACGGAAATTTTTACGATTCCGAAGGCTTCCTACTTCAATTGAGAGGAGTGAATCTTTCCGGAAGCTCGAAAGTTCCGTTTCGCCCGGATGGAACTACGCACTTCGACCAAAGCCTGACTTTCTACGACCATAGAAACGTATCCTTTGTCGGGAGACCCTTAGAAGAAGCGCAGGCCAAAGAACATTTCGATCGTCTCAAGAAATGGGGCTTTAACTTTTTACGATTCTTAGTTACGTGGGAAGCGATTGAGCACAAAGGACCGGGTAAATACGACCTCGCCTATTTGGATTATGTGGAACGGATGGTGGCCCTAGCCGAGAAAAAAGGCTTTTATATTTTCATAGATCCCCACCAGGACGTTTGGTCTAGATTTACGGGGGGCGACGGTGCTCCCGGCTGGACGTTGGAAGAAGTCGGAATGGACATCGGTAAAATTCGAGATTCGGATACCGCTATCGTCCATCATCACCAGGGTAGAAATTACGAACGGATGTCGTGGCCTTTGAATTATCAAAAATACGCGTGCGCTACGATGTTTACCCTTTTTTTTGGGGGAAAAACATTCGCTCCACACTTGATGATTCGAGGAAAAAACGCGCAGGAATTTCTCCAGGATCATTATTTCGAATCTATTTGCAAACTTGCGAAGAAATTAGTAAAGTATAAAAATGTAATAGGCTTCGACTCATTGAACGAGCCTTCGCCGGGATGGATCGGAAAGAAGAATCTTGGAGAATTTTCCGGATTTGGATTCGGCAAAGTCATCACAACCTCGCCGTTTCAAGAAATGTTTCTTTCGGAAGGCAGATCTTTAAATGCGAATAATTCATATATGTTGGGATTCGCAGGAATCAACTTCGGAAAAACGAGACTGAATTCTCATAGGACTCCCCTTTGGAAGAAAGGAAATCGATGTGTTTGGCATGATCACGGTGTTTGGGATTATGATCCTAACGGAGCTCCCATGCTTCTTAAATCAGATTATTTTTACAAGTATCGAGGAAGAAAAGTGGAGTTCTTTCCCGAGTATATGACTCCTTTTATAAAACAATTTAAGAAACGAATTCAATCGGTCCAAAAAAGATTTTTCATTTTTATAGAAAGCGATCCTACTCGCTTGGAAATGGAATGGAAAGAGGAAAGCAGAGGAGAGCAAAGCGGCGTTGTAAATGCAACCCATTGGTACGACGCCTCCGTATTAATGTTTAAACGTTTTATGCCGTGGTTTGGGATTCATGTTTTTAAACAAAAACCGGTATTCGGCAAAAAGAACGTTCAAAGTGCTTATGAAGATACGGTAAAGATGATCAAAGAAATGTCTTTGAAAAAAATGGGAAATTGCCCTACGGTTATCGGTGAGACCGGGATTCCTATGGATCTTAACGGGAGAACGGCTTTTTTAAATAAGGATTATGAACCTTTAAAATCGGCCTTAGATCGCATGTTGATTCCTTTAGAAAAGCAATTTGTGCATTATACTTTATGGAATTATACTCCCGATAATACCCATAGTTTGGGCGACAGATGGAATCAGGAGGATTTATCTCTCTTCTCCCTGGATACTCCCTACGATATCGATACTGACGGAGGAAGGGCCGTCCTAGCGTTTTCTAGACCGTATCCGATTCGGACCAAAGGAATTCCTGAAGCTATCCACTTTGATATGGAAAAATCCTTGTTTAAATATTCTTTCCGTAAAGACGGAGAAGAATTGCCCGGAACTGAAATTTTCTTACCGGATATTCACTATAAAAAAGGATTCGAAGTTTTAGTGAACGCCGGAACGTTTAAATTTGACTCCAAAAGAAGGCTTTTATCATTTAAGGGAGAAAAGGGAATTTCCCATTATGGCATAACCGTTCTACCGTCCAAAAAATAA
- a CDS encoding patatin-like phospholipase family protein — protein MKRALILSGGGARGAYQAGVLKYLEEIRFKPDIVCGTSVGAITATAMGCGLNAKQIVDLWKSIEVQKVMKYSIWNDFVDLIFRRFSPLADTTPLKYLLYSHLDFRNLRKSPIQVIITAVNILTAELVFFRNKDIDIEHVMASSAIPLIFPWQYVDGKPHWDGGIMANTPILPAVERGATEIVVVLLSPVGGVNMPLPRSRREGLERVFELSLIGSFQTVMSNLQYEKKKRRRGKKGFFQESVFSFAEKEEIKIRVIGPRTSLGFGSILNFSQVQADYLISRGYEDAKVQFGED, from the coding sequence ATGAAGCGTGCTTTAATTTTATCTGGCGGCGGGGCTCGGGGAGCATATCAGGCAGGAGTCCTGAAATATCTAGAGGAGATTCGCTTCAAGCCGGACATCGTTTGCGGAACTTCTGTAGGAGCTATTACAGCAACGGCGATGGGATGCGGTTTAAACGCCAAACAGATCGTCGATCTCTGGAAATCAATTGAAGTCCAAAAGGTAATGAAGTACTCCATTTGGAATGATTTTGTAGATCTTATTTTTAGGCGATTCTCTCCGCTAGCTGATACGACCCCTCTCAAATATCTTTTATATTCCCATTTGGACTTCCGAAATCTTCGAAAAAGTCCGATTCAAGTCATTATTACCGCCGTTAATATTTTAACTGCCGAGCTTGTTTTCTTTCGTAATAAAGATATCGATATTGAGCACGTAATGGCTTCTTCCGCCATCCCGCTTATATTTCCTTGGCAATACGTTGATGGGAAGCCTCATTGGGACGGTGGCATTATGGCAAATACACCAATCCTACCTGCGGTAGAACGAGGAGCCACGGAAATAGTTGTAGTTCTGCTTTCGCCTGTCGGAGGCGTTAATATGCCGTTACCGCGAAGCAGAAGAGAGGGGTTAGAAAGAGTATTCGAATTATCGTTGATCGGCTCTTTCCAAACCGTTATGTCGAATCTACAATACGAGAAAAAAAAGCGCAGAAGAGGAAAGAAAGGCTTCTTTCAAGAATCGGTTTTTTCTTTTGCCGAAAAGGAAGAAATTAAAATTCGAGTCATCGGACCGAGAACTTCCTTAGGGTTTGGAAGTATTTTAAATTTCTCGCAAGTTCAAGCTGATTACTTAATTAGCCGCGGGTATGAAGACGCAAAAGTCCAATTCGGGGAAGATTAA
- a CDS encoding MFS transporter: protein MESTSTVARPKAALSEPFLIFLLASIQFTHIMDFMIMFPLQDYFLKQFGIDTAVFSFVLASYSYAAAAAALLGANFIDRFNRKSAAIFLYTGFIFGTILCAVADSFYFLLTARIIAGTFGGMIGGIILSIIGDVFPIERRGRAMGAVMGAFSVASVAGVPIGLWIAHKFSWNYSFGFVVSLSLPILLSAIFYLPSIPSKQAKARALDFSQLYAVLSDRNHIKAIVFFMSVILGGFVVVTSIAVYMERNVGFSKQDVQLIYLIGGLCTFFSSRFIGIMADKYGKHKVFLNMVLIAIVPIIVLTHLPKVPLPIALLVTTSFMVLVSGRIIPAMALMTSAVRPELRGSFMSVSSGLQSIATGLGATIAGFVLITLPDGSFARFDIVGYLAVGFNLIGLYLSRKVKIVS, encoded by the coding sequence ATGGAGTCAACCTCTACCGTCGCCCGTCCAAAAGCCGCTCTCAGCGAACCGTTTTTGATCTTCCTTTTAGCTAGCATTCAGTTCACCCATATCATGGACTTTATGATTATGTTTCCGTTGCAGGATTATTTTTTAAAACAATTCGGAATTGATACGGCGGTATTTTCATTCGTTCTCGCATCTTATTCTTATGCCGCAGCGGCTGCCGCATTATTAGGTGCGAACTTCATCGATCGGTTTAACCGAAAATCTGCCGCAATATTTCTGTACACGGGTTTCATTTTCGGAACGATTCTTTGTGCAGTTGCAGACTCTTTTTATTTCCTCTTAACGGCGAGAATCATTGCAGGGACTTTCGGTGGAATGATTGGCGGAATAATTCTATCCATTATTGGAGATGTTTTCCCGATCGAAAGGCGGGGGCGTGCGATGGGCGCCGTGATGGGTGCATTCTCGGTCGCTTCAGTTGCGGGAGTCCCGATTGGACTTTGGATCGCTCACAAATTTTCTTGGAACTACAGTTTCGGATTCGTGGTTTCTCTAAGTCTGCCGATCTTGTTAAGCGCCATCTTTTATTTACCGAGTATTCCATCAAAGCAAGCAAAGGCACGAGCTTTGGATTTCTCTCAATTATATGCGGTTTTATCCGATAGAAATCACATTAAAGCGATAGTCTTTTTCATGTCGGTTATTCTAGGCGGGTTTGTGGTAGTCACTTCGATCGCGGTGTACATGGAAAGGAACGTGGGATTTTCAAAGCAAGACGTTCAATTAATATATTTGATCGGGGGACTTTGCACTTTTTTCTCTTCGCGGTTTATCGGAATTATGGCGGACAAATACGGGAAACATAAAGTTTTTCTAAACATGGTTCTTATAGCAATTGTTCCGATTATTGTGCTCACTCATTTGCCGAAGGTTCCCCTGCCTATTGCACTTCTAGTGACCACTAGCTTCATGGTTTTAGTATCGGGTCGGATCATTCCCGCAATGGCATTGATGACTTCGGCTGTTCGTCCGGAATTGCGAGGAAGTTTTATGTCGGTGAGTTCCGGTTTGCAAAGTATTGCAACAGGGTTAGGTGCAACGATTGCCGGATTTGTCTTGATCACACTTCCTGACGGATCCTTTGCAAGGTTTGATATCGTCGGTTATTTGGCAGTTGGTTTCAATTTAATCGGACTTTATCTTTCGCGCAAGGTTAAGATCGTTTCCTAA
- a CDS encoding acetyl-CoA hydrolase/transferase family protein encodes MNIKFTTADQAVSLIQSYNRVFIHSVFAAPPLLIEAMSKRANELKDVEVVHIHTEGPVPYAMPGNEASFRTNALFVGPNMRKAVEEGRADYVPVFLSECPALFRRGILPIDVALISVSPPDKHGFCSLGVSVDIAKAAVDTAKKVIAQVNRNMPRTHGDGILHVSKIDAFVQGDTPLLEAPATVPDEVETNIGRYIAGLVEDGATLQMGIGAIPNAVLTFLTNHKNLGIHTEMFSDGAIPLIESGVVNGTCKKTHPGKIVSGFVMGTRKLYDFIDDNPEVVLLDIGYVNDTSVICKNPKVTAINSAIEVDLTGQICADSIGTRQFSGVGGQMDFIRGASLSEGGKPIVALPSSTSKGESRIVTMLKPGASVTTTRAHVHYIVTEYGVADLYGKNLRQRADELIRIAHPDHRESLEKQASERFRGF; translated from the coding sequence ATGAACATAAAATTTACCACAGCAGACCAAGCAGTTTCGTTAATCCAATCTTACAATCGCGTCTTTATTCATAGCGTTTTTGCCGCTCCTCCTCTACTGATCGAGGCAATGTCGAAAAGAGCTAACGAGCTCAAAGACGTAGAAGTCGTCCACATTCACACCGAGGGTCCGGTTCCGTATGCAATGCCTGGCAACGAAGCGAGCTTTAGAACGAACGCTCTTTTTGTAGGTCCGAATATGCGGAAGGCAGTGGAAGAAGGACGTGCAGACTATGTGCCCGTTTTCTTAAGCGAATGTCCTGCTCTATTTCGAAGAGGAATTCTTCCTATCGATGTCGCATTGATTTCCGTTTCTCCTCCGGACAAACATGGATTTTGTTCTCTCGGAGTTTCAGTCGATATCGCAAAAGCGGCAGTCGATACCGCTAAAAAAGTTATTGCGCAGGTAAATCGCAATATGCCTCGAACGCACGGTGACGGGATTTTACACGTAAGTAAAATAGACGCTTTCGTGCAAGGTGACACCCCGCTTTTAGAAGCCCCCGCGACTGTGCCGGACGAAGTGGAAACAAATATCGGAAGATATATTGCCGGGTTGGTGGAAGACGGAGCGACATTACAGATGGGCATAGGTGCAATTCCCAATGCAGTTTTAACGTTCTTAACGAATCACAAAAATTTAGGAATTCATACCGAAATGTTTTCGGATGGAGCGATACCTTTGATCGAAAGCGGAGTTGTGAATGGTACCTGTAAGAAAACTCACCCGGGTAAAATCGTTTCCGGTTTCGTCATGGGGACAAGAAAACTCTACGATTTTATCGACGATAACCCCGAAGTAGTTCTGCTAGATATCGGATACGTAAACGATACTTCGGTGATTTGTAAAAATCCGAAAGTCACAGCCATCAATTCCGCAATAGAAGTGGATCTAACCGGACAAATTTGCGCGGACTCGATCGGAACCAGGCAGTTTTCGGGAGTGGGTGGACAAATGGACTTTATTCGAGGGGCTTCCCTCTCCGAAGGTGGAAAGCCGATCGTTGCCTTGCCTTCCTCCACTTCCAAAGGAGAATCCAGGATAGTCACGATGTTGAAGCCGGGAGCGAGTGTAACTACTACAAGAGCTCACGTCCATTATATCGTTACTGAGTACGGGGTTGCCGATCTTTACGGAAAAAATCTGAGACAAAGAGCGGACGAATTAATAAGAATCGCACATCCGGATCACCGTGAGTCCTTGGAGAAGCAAGCCTCTGAAAGATTTCGCGGGTTTTAG
- a CDS encoding GGDEF domain-containing protein, which translates to MKLWDYINEDFLRAKSSQIREIRALDNGKTVRILCVSSILISLLLIVQNVISPGLPEGSIIQILYIASFTGVAIISFICYLFLTFNANSRIIRILTNFYGFTATFMTTTLTLIDLAHIKDYSAYCFGLMTLPLFIRSSLATYIAIIAVNFTWFLFGYRLMLNEEIDFSTLAPIIAFSIGSLFASVVVERARLKGNFLQLELEESNRNLRELSHKDQLTGLYNRRHLMEALQTMVSAANRYDFPVSALLLDLDHFKRTNDSFGHQVGDRLLARIGGLLFGLVRDCDIAARYGGEEFCIILTNTSKDGALFVAERIRNRIESETFEGIPWNVTVSIGVSMREPNQSVEDFLRIADEKLYESKSAGRNRISA; encoded by the coding sequence ATGAAACTCTGGGATTATATCAACGAAGATTTTTTAAGAGCAAAATCCTCCCAAATTCGGGAAATTCGCGCCTTAGATAACGGGAAGACGGTTAGAATACTCTGCGTCTCTTCCATTCTGATCTCTCTACTTTTAATCGTTCAAAATGTAATTTCGCCCGGATTACCCGAAGGGAGCATTATCCAAATTTTATATATCGCTTCGTTTACCGGAGTGGCGATTATTTCCTTTATATGCTACTTGTTTTTAACGTTTAACGCAAATTCTCGTATCATCAGGATATTAACTAATTTTTACGGTTTTACCGCCACATTCATGACAACCACTCTCACCTTGATTGATTTGGCGCATATTAAGGATTATTCTGCGTATTGCTTCGGTCTGATGACTTTACCCCTTTTTATACGCTCTAGCCTCGCCACTTATATCGCAATCATAGCGGTCAACTTTACTTGGTTTTTATTCGGATATCGTCTGATGTTAAATGAAGAAATTGATTTTAGCACGTTAGCCCCTATTATCGCTTTTTCCATAGGCAGTCTTTTTGCTTCTGTCGTTGTAGAAAGGGCAAGGTTGAAAGGAAATTTTCTGCAGCTTGAACTTGAAGAATCGAATCGAAACCTTAGGGAACTTTCTCATAAGGATCAACTCACGGGGTTATACAATCGCCGCCACCTCATGGAAGCTTTGCAAACCATGGTTTCCGCGGCGAATCGATACGATTTTCCGGTCTCCGCCTTATTATTAGATTTAGATCATTTTAAAAGGACGAACGATTCCTTCGGACACCAGGTAGGAGATCGACTACTCGCAAGAATCGGCGGCTTATTATTCGGCTTAGTTAGAGATTGCGATATAGCCGCTCGATACGGCGGGGAAGAATTCTGTATAATTCTTACGAATACCTCGAAAGATGGAGCGCTCTTTGTCGCGGAGCGAATTCGTAACAGGATCGAAAGCGAAACGTTCGAAGGAATTCCATGGAACGTGACGGTCAGTATCGGAGTTTCGATGAGGGAACCGAATCAGTCTGTAGAAGATTTTCTAAGAATCGCGGATGAAAAACTTTACGAGTCCAAGTCGGCGGGCCGCAATCGGATATCGGCTTAA
- a CDS encoding sodium:solute symporter family protein has product MLGFFVIFYILITLLVGAISSRFVRSSKDYVLAGRRLPLFLASSALFATWFGSETLMGASSKFVDGGVLAVIEDPFGAALCLSLVGLFFARPLYRMNILTFGDLYRNRFGKKIEFLSALFMIPSYFGWIAAQLVAMGIVINSLFGFEMYVGILLASIVVLIYTYVGGMWAISITDFVQTILIVAGLAVLVWDLKEKAGGFNTVLSNSQPGFFNFFPPLELKAVLAYIAAWITIGLGSIPQQDIFQRVMSSKSEKVAVYSSYLGAGMYLTVAFLPLLAGYFARKVYPDIAVGDSQMILPQVVLIHSSLLIQILFFGALLSAILSTASGAILAPATVLGENLIRPLLKDAGEDRLLKVLRFSVLLVTAVSTVMALSETNIYQLVADSSSISLVSLFVPLVSALFWKRSTATGSIFAMFWGTAAWIGFKFWGPDWLPASLPGLAISFMGQLIGTFFPIARLEQRELI; this is encoded by the coding sequence TTGTTAGGTTTTTTTGTTATATTCTACATTCTTATCACACTGCTGGTTGGAGCAATCTCCTCTAGATTTGTGAGAAGTTCCAAGGATTATGTTTTAGCGGGTAGGCGATTACCTCTTTTCCTTGCGTCTTCCGCATTATTTGCTACATGGTTCGGATCCGAAACGTTGATGGGTGCATCTTCCAAATTTGTGGATGGCGGGGTTTTAGCAGTTATCGAAGATCCATTCGGAGCGGCGCTCTGTCTTTCGTTAGTGGGATTATTTTTTGCCCGGCCTTTATATAGAATGAACATCCTTACCTTTGGAGATTTGTATCGAAATCGGTTCGGGAAGAAAATCGAATTTCTATCCGCGTTATTCATGATTCCTTCCTATTTCGGTTGGATAGCCGCTCAGCTAGTCGCGATGGGGATCGTTATAAATTCTCTGTTCGGTTTCGAAATGTACGTCGGAATCTTGCTCGCATCGATCGTAGTATTGATTTACACGTACGTAGGAGGAATGTGGGCGATTTCTATTACTGATTTTGTCCAAACAATTTTGATCGTAGCGGGATTAGCGGTGCTAGTTTGGGACTTAAAGGAAAAGGCCGGCGGCTTTAATACCGTTCTTTCGAATTCACAGCCAGGTTTTTTCAATTTTTTTCCACCTCTCGAATTGAAAGCCGTGCTGGCTTATATTGCCGCATGGATAACCATAGGTTTAGGCTCTATTCCTCAGCAGGATATTTTTCAAAGAGTCATGTCCTCCAAATCGGAGAAGGTGGCAGTCTATAGTTCCTATTTGGGAGCGGGCATGTACTTAACCGTCGCATTTCTACCTCTTTTGGCCGGATACTTTGCGAGAAAAGTTTATCCGGATATCGCGGTAGGAGACAGTCAAATGATCCTTCCGCAGGTAGTGTTAATTCATTCTTCTCTTTTGATCCAAATTCTTTTTTTCGGAGCCTTACTTTCCGCGATTCTGAGTACCGCTTCCGGAGCTATTCTTGCCCCGGCAACCGTCTTAGGGGAGAATTTGATTCGCCCTCTTCTTAAAGACGCCGGAGAAGACAGATTATTAAAAGTATTACGATTTTCTGTATTATTGGTCACTGCGGTTTCGACGGTAATGGCTTTGAGTGAAACGAACATTTACCAGCTTGTCGCCGATTCTTCTTCGATCAGTTTGGTTTCATTATTTGTTCCGCTTGTGTCCGCTCTTTTTTGGAAGCGTTCGACTGCGACGGGTTCGATTTTTGCTATGTTTTGGGGTACCGCGGCATGGATCGGTTTCAAATTTTGGGGCCCTGATTGGCTCCCGGCCTCCTTGCCGGGATTGGCGATCAGCTTTATGGGACAATTAATCGGAACTTTCTTTCCGATCGCAAGATTAGAACAAAGAGAATTAATTTAA